In one window of Episyrphus balteatus chromosome 3, idEpiBalt1.1, whole genome shotgun sequence DNA:
- the LOC129916176 gene encoding peptidoglycan-recognition protein SC2, which produces MVNKCFKFCIFLFCCFQGILSINIINKSEWGGLVAVSKSSLEINLEYAVIHHSAGSYCNTTETCKQQMRNIQSYHMKTLGWDDIGYNFGIGADGNVYEGRGFGIQGAHASGWNTKSIGIMFIGNYNDHTPTNTQILLAKELLNEGVFQGYLSPKYVLYGHRQVGKTECPGNKLFAEIQKWSHWKIGV; this is translated from the exons ATGGTCAACAAGTGTttcaaattttgcatttttttattttgct GTTTTCAAGGAATTTTGAGCATCAACATTATCAACAAATCTGAATGGGGCGGACTAGTTGCTGTTTCAAAAAGCTCTCTTGAAATTAATTTAGAATATGCTGTTATTCATCATTCAGCTGGTTCTTACTGCAACACAACGGAGACTTGCAAGCAACAGATGCGTAATATACAATCTTATCATATGAAAACGTTAGGATGGGATGATATTGGTTATAATTTTGGTATTGGTGCTGATGGAAACGTTTATGAAGGTCGTGGATTTGGCATTCAAGGTGCTCACGCTTCAGGATGGAATACTAAATCGATTGGCATAATGTTCATTGGAAATTATAATG atCACACACCCACGAATACTCAAATTTTACTCGCAAAAGAGCTGCTTAATGAAGGGGTCTTTCAAGGATATCTTTCGCCAAAATATGTATTGTATGGACACAGACAAGTTGGTAAAACAGAATGTCCTGGAAACAAATTGTTTGCTGAAATTCAAAAATGGTCGCATTGGAAGATTGGAgtctaa
- the LOC129916175 gene encoding peptidoglycan-recognition protein LB-like yields the protein MNKCLCLLSFITLLATVGAICFIVYTASTGKSESWKIISRNEWAARQPKGREHIHGPVEYVVVHHSYIPDVCNTTDACKASMRSMQDFHMDDHGWDDIGYNFAVGADGNVYVGRGFGVVGAHAPRYNNKSIGLLLIGNFMEKLPPKPMMEVAQKFIAYAVEHDHVVVNYTLYGHRQVRDTECPGTAFFAQLKFWPHWRPI from the exons ATGAACAAGTGTCTTTGTCTGCTGTCCTTCATAACCTTACTGGCAACTGTTGGAGCAa TTTGCTTTATTGTTTACACGGCCAGCACAGGGAAATCCGAATCCTGGAAAATAATAAGCCGCAATGAGTGGGCGGCTCGACAACCAAAAGGCCGGGAACACATCCATGGTCCTGTGGAGTATGTCGTTGTTCATCACTCCTACATACCGGATGTCTGTAATACAACGGATGCATGCAAGGCATCCATGAGGTCCATGCAGGACTTTCACATGGATGACCATGGCTGGGACGATATAGGCTACAATTTTGCCGTCGGTGCTGATGGCAATGTGTATGTTGGTCGCGGATTCGGTGTGGTTGGTGCACATGCTCCTCGCTATAACAACAAGAGTATTGGATTACTGCTAATAGGCAATTTTATGG AGAAATTACCACCAAAACCAATGATGGAAGTTGCACAGAAATTTATCGCCTATGCGGTAGAACACGACCATGTGGTGGTAAATTACACGTTGTACGGACACAGGCAAGTCAGAGACACCGAATGCCCGGGAACGGCCTTCTTTGCTCAACTGAAATTCTGGCCACATTGGAGGCCCATATAA